The following coding sequences lie in one Notolabrus celidotus isolate fNotCel1 chromosome 20, fNotCel1.pri, whole genome shotgun sequence genomic window:
- the zgc:112183 gene encoding ras-related protein Rab-37: MSARKTSLTDKQTKNGTSKYVLERCASVNEYYDIAFKVMLLGDSAVGKTCILVRFKDGAFLGGNFIATVGIDFRNKVVDVDNLKVKLQIWDTAGQERFRSVTHAYYRDAQALLLLYDTTSKPSFDNIRAWLTEIHEYAQKDVVIMLLGNKSDMAAERVVKTEDGEKLAKEYGVPFMETSAKTGVNVELAFHAIAKELKHRATQQPNEPKFQIHDYIESQKQKTGCCGM; encoded by the exons ATGTCTGCAAGAAAGACATCGTTGACGGACAAGCAGACTAAAAACGGAACCTCGAAATATGTGCTGGAGAGATGCGCTTCTGTTAACGAGTATTATGATATTGCCTTTAAG GTGATGCTCCTGGGAGACTCAGCCGTGGGGAAGACGTGCATCTTGGTGCGCTTTAAAGACGGGGCATTTCTGGGAGGAAACTTTATAGCCACCGTTGGAATAGACTTTAGG AATAAAGTGGTGGATGTGGACAACCTGAAAGTCAAACTCCAG ATCTGGGATACAGCCGGCCAGGAGAGATTCCGCAGCGTAACGCACGCCTACTACAGAGATGCTCAGG CGTTACTGCTGCTATACGATACCACCAGCAAGCCGTCTTTTGACAACATCAGG GCCTGGCTCACTGAAATTCACGAGTACGCCCAGAAGGATGTGGTCATCATGTTGCTTGGAAACAAG TCAGACATGGCTGCAGAGCGGGTGGTGAAgacagaggatggagagaagCTGGCAAAG GAGTACGGCGTGCCATTTATGGAGACCAGCGCAAAGACAGGAGTTAATGTGGAGCTGGCCTTTCATGCTATCGCGAA GGAGCTGAAGCACAGAGCCACACAGCAGCCCAACGAACCCAAGTTCCAGATCCACGACTACATCGAGTCTCAGAAGCAGAAGACAGGCTGCTGTGGCATGTAG